A single genomic interval of Carassius gibelio isolate Cgi1373 ecotype wild population from Czech Republic chromosome A22, carGib1.2-hapl.c, whole genome shotgun sequence harbors:
- the ptprc gene encoding receptor-type tyrosine-protein phosphatase C isoform X6, with amino-acid sequence MARFFALGPLVLVLCLVLSSSPSPTHMTPQDTESKETDAGKNGADSQTNLPTPTTSPNTSANTSGDAGKNGADSQTNLPTPTTSPNTSANTSGGNSSECKNPNCTSISPTRTSSQQQITSTTADLQTNLSTPTTSPNTSANTSGDTTGIKCQYSLMESVNKTTVHIQGSENQNYTIRIKEKQTEIHVQEIFNKTAFDILFDGLKPCTVYSIIVDGCESNGNKTFISSKNGETVPVTVVKNVTENKVCLEGQFNGIKWNLTECVEITEHNSCASKHTIKLDQCTYTMNVELPPVKPKIRFNATIPSKFEWTNKPEKCKALLNISCTLDQWKKTYALNDSVSLLPQQKYNCTGEYPYKNYSIKSNSLSINIQCDLKKNARIIDVAYNSFIISWNAPEKDNCSNIIWSNYLVACETNEKVECTQEKGDSTNCTFKDLKPFTYYTCVITAQHDGHQYTIFSEGHKTLSAKPKLNAFTIQKTSHNSINIKCNDIINNWNGDPGLFEAVIKYNGIPVTHPEKPKKSCRFSFSDLHYLTTYDIEVKATNDQGHSTVIHETFTTNYNDKAVIGILVFLIIVTSIALLFVLFKLYLLRKKRNAEDEQILLTPAPLRRVEPIPAAGLVEAYKNKIADEGRLFMDEFQSIPRIFSNYTIKEAKKPDNQYKNRYVDILPYDYNRVTLSTGGEDNYINASFIEGYREAKKYIAAQGPKDETVVDFWRMVWEQKSSIIVMVTRCEEGNKIKCAQYWPSPDREAEIFDEFVVQLRSEEHCPDYIIRRLILTNKQEKASEREVTHIQFISWPDHGVPGDPSLLLKLRRRVNSFKNFFSGPVVVHCSAGVGRTGTYMGIDAMIESLEAEGRVDIYGFVAKLRRQRCLMVQVETQYILIHTALIEYNQFGDTEIPLSEFHSVLKTLRQKNGSNNSSLELEFQKLPKFKKWRTNNTGSSEENKKKNRDSAVIPYDFNRVIFRLDIEGNQTSDPEDEDEYTSDEEDESDEYINASFIDGYWCNKSLIAAQGPLPNTVEEFLLMLYQQQTKTLVMLTDCQEDGKDFCFQYWGDEKKTYGDMEIEVKKTESFPTYVRRHLEIQSLKKKEVLEVDQYQFLKWKGRELPEDPQELIEMARIIRENGKYDNSKMNRNVPIVVHCHNGSSRTGIFCALWNLLDSAYTEKLVDVLQVVKNLRKMRQGIVETIEQYQFLYAALEGAFPVQNGAVKTPSAKDTAQVINETTALLTEPNSTSGADQKEAGESSEREAKESSTAEAPPAEGDREKPSPEAQTNGPAGGDD; translated from the exons ATGCAGGAAAGAATGGTGCTG ACTCTCAAACAAATCTCCCCACTCCCACCACTTCACCAAACACATCTGCAAATACCTCTGGAG GAAACAGTTCTGAATGTAAAAACCCAAACTGCACATCAATCTCACCCACACGCACCTCCTCACAACAACAAATCACCAGCACCACTGCAG ACCTTCAAACAAATCTCTCCACTCCCACCACTTCACCAAACACATCTGCAAATACCTCTGGAG ATACCACAGGAATCAAAT GTCAATACAGCCTAATGGAGAGTGTGAACAAAACAACAGTCCATATCCAAGGCTCTGAGAACCAAAATTACACAATCAGGATAAAGGAGAAGCAGACTGAGATCCATGTCCAAGAAATATTTAACAAAACTGCCTTTGATATACTGTTTGATGGGTTAAAACCATGCACTGTGTACAGCATCATTGTAGATGGCTGCGAATCCAATGGAAACAAGACTTTTATTTCTAGTA AAAATGGAGAAACGGTTCCAGTAACAGTTGTGAAGAATGTGACAGAGAATAAAGTGTGTTTGGAAGGACAGTTCAATGGTATTAAATGGAATCTGACTGAATGTGTTGAAATAACTGAGCACAACTCTTGCGCATCCAAACACACCATTAAACTGGACCAGTGTACCTACACAATGAATGTTGAATTGCCCCCAG TCAAACCTAAAATACGGTTCAATGCAACTATTCCCTCCAAGTTTGAATGGACtaataaaccagaaaaatgtaaagcttTGCTTAACATCAGTTGCACCCTTGACC aatggaaaaaaacGTATGCTTTAAATGACAGTGTGTCATTATTACCCCAACAAAAGTACAACTGCACTGGAGAATACCCTTATAAGAACTACTCCATTAAGAGTAATTCTCTCTCCATTAACATACAATGTG ATTTGAAAAAGAATGCAAGAATTATAGATGTAGCCTACAACTCCTTTATTATATCCTGGAATGCACCAGAGAAAGATAACTGTTCAAATATTATTTGGAGTAATTATTTAGTCGCTTGTGAAACCAATGAAAAAG TGGAATGTACACAAGAAAAAGGTGACAGCACAAACTGcacttttaaagatttaaaaccATTTACCTACTATACATGTGTAATTACTGCACAGCATGATGGCCATCAGTACACCATTTTCTCAGAGGGACATAAAACATTGTCTGCCA AGCCCAAATTGAATGCATTTACAATACAAAAGACTTCTCACAAttctattaatataaaatgtaatgatatcATAAATAACTGGAATGGAGACCCTGGCCTTTTTGAAGCCGTAATCAAATACAACGGAATTCCTGTAACGCATCCTGAAAAACCAAAGAAATCTTGCCGGTTTTCATTCTCAGATCTTCACTACCTTACCACCTATGATATTGAG GTTAAAGCCACAAATGATCAAGGACATTCGACTGTCATTCATGAAACCTTTACTACTAACT ACAACGACAAGGCTGTCATTGGTATCCTGGTTTTCCTGATTATTGTGACATCAATTGCGTTGCTCTTTGTGCTGTTCAAATTGTACCTTCTCAGAAAAAAGCG GAACGCTGAGGATGAACAGATTCTCCTTACAC CTGCACCCCTGCGCAGAGTTGAGCCCATCCCAGCCGCCGGTTTAGTGGAGGCGTACAAGAACAAGATCGCTGATGAGGGCCGTCTGTTTATGGATGAGTTTCAG AGCATTCCCCGGATTTTCTCCAATTACACCATCAAAGAAGCCAAGAAACCGGACAACCAGTACAAGAACCGCTACGTTGACATTCTGCCCT ATGACTATAATCGGGTAACTCTCTCAACCGGAGGTGAAGACAACTACATCAACGCCAGCTTTATCGAG GGATATCGAGAGGCAAAGAAATACATTGCAGCCCAAG GACCCAAGGATGAGACGGTGGTTGATTTCTGGCGGATGGTTTGGGAGCAAAAGTCATCTATTATTGTCATGGTCACTCGCTGTGAGGAAGGAAACAAG ATCAAATGTGCTCAGTACTGGCCGTCTCCGGACAGAGAGGCTGAGATCTTTGATGAATTCGTAGTGCAACTCCGATCTGAGGAACACTGTCCTGATTACATTATTCGCCGTCTGATCCTGACCAAT aagcaAGAGAAGGCATCAGAAAGAGAGGTCACTCATATCCAGTTCATCAGCTGGCCGGACCATGGTGTGCCGGGAGACCCCAGCCTGCTTCTGAAGCTCAGGAGAAGAGTCAACTCCTTCAAGAACTTCTTCAGTGGCCCCGTGGTGGTCCACTGCAG TGCAGGGGTCGGCCGCACAGGAACGTATATGGGCATTGATGCAATGATTGAATCTCTCGAGGCAGAAGGCAGAGTGGACATCTATGGATTCGTAGCGAAACTACGTCGCCAGCGTTGCCTCATGGTTCAAGTGgag ACCCAGTACATACTGATCCACACAGCTCTGATCGAGTACAATCAGTTTGGAGACACAGAGATCCCTCTGTCTGAATTCCACTCCGTGCTCAAGACCCTCAGGCAGAAAAACGGCAGTAACAATAGTTCGCTTGAACTGGAGTTCCAG AAACTCCCTAAATTTAAAAAATGGAGAACAAATAACACGGGAAGCAGTGAGGAGAACAAGAAGAAGAACCGCGACTCAGCTGTTATCCCAT ACGACTTTAACAGAGTCATATTTAGACTGGACATTGAGGGCAACCAGACCAGTGACCCCGAGGATGAGGACGAGTATACATCAGACGAGGAAGATGAATCAGACGAATACATCAACGCCTCATTCATTGAT GGCTACTGGTGTAATAAGAGTCTGATCGCAGCACAGGGGCCTTTACCAAACACCGTGGAAGAGTTTCTGCTCATGCTGTACCAGCAACAAACTAAAACACTGGTCATGCTCACAGACTGCCAGGAGGACGGCAAG GACTTCTGTTTCCAGTATTGGGGAGATGAAAAGAAAACGTATGGAGACATGGAGATTGAGGTAAAAAAGACCGAATCCTTCCCAACGTACGTGAGACGGCATCTGGAGATCCAGTCCTTGAAG AAGAAAGAGGTCCTGGAGGTGGATCAGTACCAGTTCCTGAAATGGAAAGGCCGTGAGCTCCCGGAAGACCCTCAGGAGTTGATCGAGATGGCACGGATCATCCGAGAGAACGGCAAATACGACAACAGCAAGATGAACCGGAATGTGCCCATAGTGGTGCACTGCCA CAACGGCTCATCCCGTACCGGAATCTTCTGTGCCTTGTGGAATCTCCTGGACAGCGCCTACACGGAGAAGCTGGTGGACGTCTTACAAGTGGTCAAAAACCTGCGCAAGATGAGGCAGGGGATTGTGGAAACAATC GAGCAGTATCAGTTCCTCTACGCGGCTCTGGAGGGCGCTTTCCCGGTGCAGAACGGTGCCGTGAAGACGCCCTCCGCGAAGGACACCGCGCAGGTCATCAACGAAACGACGGCGCTCCTCACCGAGCCCAACAGCACTTCCGGTGCTGACCAGAAGGAGGCGGGAGAGAGCAGTGAGCGGGAGGCCAAGGAGAGCAGCACTGCTGAGGCTCCACCAGCAGAGGGAGACCGAGAGAAACCCTCACCCGAGGCCCAGACCAACGGCCCTGCTGGAGGAGACGATTAA
- the ptprc gene encoding receptor-type tyrosine-protein phosphatase C isoform X5 has product MARFFALGPLVLVLCLVLSSSPSPTHMTPQDTESKETDAGKNGADSQTNLPTPTTSPNTSANTSGGNSSECKNPNCTSISPTRTSSQQQITSTTADAGKNGADSQTNLPTPTTSPNTSANTSGVTHSKPLPSTNASNTPAKTTTKDTTGIKCQYSLMESVNKTTVHIQGSENQNYTIRIKEKQTEIHVQEIFNKTAFDILFDGLKPCTVYSIIVDGCESNGNKTFISSKNGETVPVTVVKNVTENKVCLEGQFNGIKWNLTECVEITEHNSCASKHTIKLDQCTYTMNVELPPVKPKIRFNATIPSKFEWTNKPEKCKALLNISCTLDQWKKTYALNDSVSLLPQQKYNCTGEYPYKNYSIKSNSLSINIQCDLKKNARIIDVAYNSFIISWNAPEKDNCSNIIWSNYLVACETNEKVECTQEKGDSTNCTFKDLKPFTYYTCVITAQHDGHQYTIFSEGHKTLSAKPKLNAFTIQKTSHNSINIKCNDIINNWNGDPGLFEAVIKYNGIPVTHPEKPKKSCRFSFSDLHYLTTYDIEVKATNDQGHSTVIHETFTTNYNDKAVIGILVFLIIVTSIALLFVLFKLYLLRKKRNAEDEQILLTPAPLRRVEPIPAAGLVEAYKNKIADEGRLFMDEFQSIPRIFSNYTIKEAKKPDNQYKNRYVDILPYDYNRVTLSTGGEDNYINASFIEGYREAKKYIAAQGPKDETVVDFWRMVWEQKSSIIVMVTRCEEGNKIKCAQYWPSPDREAEIFDEFVVQLRSEEHCPDYIIRRLILTNKQEKASEREVTHIQFISWPDHGVPGDPSLLLKLRRRVNSFKNFFSGPVVVHCSAGVGRTGTYMGIDAMIESLEAEGRVDIYGFVAKLRRQRCLMVQVETQYILIHTALIEYNQFGDTEIPLSEFHSVLKTLRQKNGSNNSSLELEFQKLPKFKKWRTNNTGSSEENKKKNRDSAVIPYDFNRVIFRLDIEGNQTSDPEDEDEYTSDEEDESDEYINASFIDGYWCNKSLIAAQGPLPNTVEEFLLMLYQQQTKTLVMLTDCQEDGKDFCFQYWGDEKKTYGDMEIEVKKTESFPTYVRRHLEIQSLKKKEVLEVDQYQFLKWKGRELPEDPQELIEMARIIRENGKYDNSKMNRNVPIVVHCHNGSSRTGIFCALWNLLDSAYTEKLVDVLQVVKNLRKMRQGIVETIEQYQFLYAALEGAFPVQNGAVKTPSAKDTAQVINETTALLTEPNSTSGADQKEAGESSEREAKESSTAEAPPAEGDREKPSPEAQTNGPAGGDD; this is encoded by the exons ATGCAGGAAAGAATGGTGCTG ACTCTCAAACAAATCTCCCCACTCCCACCACTTCACCAAACACATCTGCAAATACCTCTGGAG TCACTCATTCAAAGCCCTTACCTTCCACCAATGcatcaaacacacctgcaaaAACCACCACCAAAG ATACCACAGGAATCAAAT GTCAATACAGCCTAATGGAGAGTGTGAACAAAACAACAGTCCATATCCAAGGCTCTGAGAACCAAAATTACACAATCAGGATAAAGGAGAAGCAGACTGAGATCCATGTCCAAGAAATATTTAACAAAACTGCCTTTGATATACTGTTTGATGGGTTAAAACCATGCACTGTGTACAGCATCATTGTAGATGGCTGCGAATCCAATGGAAACAAGACTTTTATTTCTAGTA AAAATGGAGAAACGGTTCCAGTAACAGTTGTGAAGAATGTGACAGAGAATAAAGTGTGTTTGGAAGGACAGTTCAATGGTATTAAATGGAATCTGACTGAATGTGTTGAAATAACTGAGCACAACTCTTGCGCATCCAAACACACCATTAAACTGGACCAGTGTACCTACACAATGAATGTTGAATTGCCCCCAG TCAAACCTAAAATACGGTTCAATGCAACTATTCCCTCCAAGTTTGAATGGACtaataaaccagaaaaatgtaaagcttTGCTTAACATCAGTTGCACCCTTGACC aatggaaaaaaacGTATGCTTTAAATGACAGTGTGTCATTATTACCCCAACAAAAGTACAACTGCACTGGAGAATACCCTTATAAGAACTACTCCATTAAGAGTAATTCTCTCTCCATTAACATACAATGTG ATTTGAAAAAGAATGCAAGAATTATAGATGTAGCCTACAACTCCTTTATTATATCCTGGAATGCACCAGAGAAAGATAACTGTTCAAATATTATTTGGAGTAATTATTTAGTCGCTTGTGAAACCAATGAAAAAG TGGAATGTACACAAGAAAAAGGTGACAGCACAAACTGcacttttaaagatttaaaaccATTTACCTACTATACATGTGTAATTACTGCACAGCATGATGGCCATCAGTACACCATTTTCTCAGAGGGACATAAAACATTGTCTGCCA AGCCCAAATTGAATGCATTTACAATACAAAAGACTTCTCACAAttctattaatataaaatgtaatgatatcATAAATAACTGGAATGGAGACCCTGGCCTTTTTGAAGCCGTAATCAAATACAACGGAATTCCTGTAACGCATCCTGAAAAACCAAAGAAATCTTGCCGGTTTTCATTCTCAGATCTTCACTACCTTACCACCTATGATATTGAG GTTAAAGCCACAAATGATCAAGGACATTCGACTGTCATTCATGAAACCTTTACTACTAACT ACAACGACAAGGCTGTCATTGGTATCCTGGTTTTCCTGATTATTGTGACATCAATTGCGTTGCTCTTTGTGCTGTTCAAATTGTACCTTCTCAGAAAAAAGCG GAACGCTGAGGATGAACAGATTCTCCTTACAC CTGCACCCCTGCGCAGAGTTGAGCCCATCCCAGCCGCCGGTTTAGTGGAGGCGTACAAGAACAAGATCGCTGATGAGGGCCGTCTGTTTATGGATGAGTTTCAG AGCATTCCCCGGATTTTCTCCAATTACACCATCAAAGAAGCCAAGAAACCGGACAACCAGTACAAGAACCGCTACGTTGACATTCTGCCCT ATGACTATAATCGGGTAACTCTCTCAACCGGAGGTGAAGACAACTACATCAACGCCAGCTTTATCGAG GGATATCGAGAGGCAAAGAAATACATTGCAGCCCAAG GACCCAAGGATGAGACGGTGGTTGATTTCTGGCGGATGGTTTGGGAGCAAAAGTCATCTATTATTGTCATGGTCACTCGCTGTGAGGAAGGAAACAAG ATCAAATGTGCTCAGTACTGGCCGTCTCCGGACAGAGAGGCTGAGATCTTTGATGAATTCGTAGTGCAACTCCGATCTGAGGAACACTGTCCTGATTACATTATTCGCCGTCTGATCCTGACCAAT aagcaAGAGAAGGCATCAGAAAGAGAGGTCACTCATATCCAGTTCATCAGCTGGCCGGACCATGGTGTGCCGGGAGACCCCAGCCTGCTTCTGAAGCTCAGGAGAAGAGTCAACTCCTTCAAGAACTTCTTCAGTGGCCCCGTGGTGGTCCACTGCAG TGCAGGGGTCGGCCGCACAGGAACGTATATGGGCATTGATGCAATGATTGAATCTCTCGAGGCAGAAGGCAGAGTGGACATCTATGGATTCGTAGCGAAACTACGTCGCCAGCGTTGCCTCATGGTTCAAGTGgag ACCCAGTACATACTGATCCACACAGCTCTGATCGAGTACAATCAGTTTGGAGACACAGAGATCCCTCTGTCTGAATTCCACTCCGTGCTCAAGACCCTCAGGCAGAAAAACGGCAGTAACAATAGTTCGCTTGAACTGGAGTTCCAG AAACTCCCTAAATTTAAAAAATGGAGAACAAATAACACGGGAAGCAGTGAGGAGAACAAGAAGAAGAACCGCGACTCAGCTGTTATCCCAT ACGACTTTAACAGAGTCATATTTAGACTGGACATTGAGGGCAACCAGACCAGTGACCCCGAGGATGAGGACGAGTATACATCAGACGAGGAAGATGAATCAGACGAATACATCAACGCCTCATTCATTGAT GGCTACTGGTGTAATAAGAGTCTGATCGCAGCACAGGGGCCTTTACCAAACACCGTGGAAGAGTTTCTGCTCATGCTGTACCAGCAACAAACTAAAACACTGGTCATGCTCACAGACTGCCAGGAGGACGGCAAG GACTTCTGTTTCCAGTATTGGGGAGATGAAAAGAAAACGTATGGAGACATGGAGATTGAGGTAAAAAAGACCGAATCCTTCCCAACGTACGTGAGACGGCATCTGGAGATCCAGTCCTTGAAG AAGAAAGAGGTCCTGGAGGTGGATCAGTACCAGTTCCTGAAATGGAAAGGCCGTGAGCTCCCGGAAGACCCTCAGGAGTTGATCGAGATGGCACGGATCATCCGAGAGAACGGCAAATACGACAACAGCAAGATGAACCGGAATGTGCCCATAGTGGTGCACTGCCA CAACGGCTCATCCCGTACCGGAATCTTCTGTGCCTTGTGGAATCTCCTGGACAGCGCCTACACGGAGAAGCTGGTGGACGTCTTACAAGTGGTCAAAAACCTGCGCAAGATGAGGCAGGGGATTGTGGAAACAATC GAGCAGTATCAGTTCCTCTACGCGGCTCTGGAGGGCGCTTTCCCGGTGCAGAACGGTGCCGTGAAGACGCCCTCCGCGAAGGACACCGCGCAGGTCATCAACGAAACGACGGCGCTCCTCACCGAGCCCAACAGCACTTCCGGTGCTGACCAGAAGGAGGCGGGAGAGAGCAGTGAGCGGGAGGCCAAGGAGAGCAGCACTGCTGAGGCTCCACCAGCAGAGGGAGACCGAGAGAAACCCTCACCCGAGGCCCAGACCAACGGCCCTGCTGGAGGAGACGATTAA
- the ptprc gene encoding receptor-type tyrosine-protein phosphatase C isoform X14, giving the protein MARFFALGPLVLVLCLVLSSSPSPTHMTPQDTESKETDAGKNGADSQTNLPTPTTSPNTSANTSGDAGKNGADSQTNLPTPTTSPNTSANTSGDLQTNLSTPTTSPNTSANTSGDTTGIKCQYSLMESVNKTTVHIQGSENQNYTIRIKEKQTEIHVQEIFNKTAFDILFDGLKPCTVYSIIVDGCESNGNKTFISSKNGETVPVTVVKNVTENKVCLEGQFNGIKWNLTECVEITEHNSCASKHTIKLDQCTYTMNVELPPVKPKIRFNATIPSKFEWTNKPEKCKALLNISCTLDQWKKTYALNDSVSLLPQQKYNCTGEYPYKNYSIKSNSLSINIQCDLKKNARIIDVAYNSFIISWNAPEKDNCSNIIWSNYLVACETNEKVECTQEKGDSTNCTFKDLKPFTYYTCVITAQHDGHQYTIFSEGHKTLSAKPKLNAFTIQKTSHNSINIKCNDIINNWNGDPGLFEAVIKYNGIPVTHPEKPKKSCRFSFSDLHYLTTYDIEVKATNDQGHSTVIHETFTTNYNDKAVIGILVFLIIVTSIALLFVLFKLYLLRKKRNAEDEQILLTPAPLRRVEPIPAAGLVEAYKNKIADEGRLFMDEFQSIPRIFSNYTIKEAKKPDNQYKNRYVDILPYDYNRVTLSTGGEDNYINASFIEGYREAKKYIAAQGPKDETVVDFWRMVWEQKSSIIVMVTRCEEGNKIKCAQYWPSPDREAEIFDEFVVQLRSEEHCPDYIIRRLILTNKQEKASEREVTHIQFISWPDHGVPGDPSLLLKLRRRVNSFKNFFSGPVVVHCSAGVGRTGTYMGIDAMIESLEAEGRVDIYGFVAKLRRQRCLMVQVETQYILIHTALIEYNQFGDTEIPLSEFHSVLKTLRQKNGSNNSSLELEFQKLPKFKKWRTNNTGSSEENKKKNRDSAVIPYDFNRVIFRLDIEGNQTSDPEDEDEYTSDEEDESDEYINASFIDGYWCNKSLIAAQGPLPNTVEEFLLMLYQQQTKTLVMLTDCQEDGKDFCFQYWGDEKKTYGDMEIEVKKTESFPTYVRRHLEIQSLKKKEVLEVDQYQFLKWKGRELPEDPQELIEMARIIRENGKYDNSKMNRNVPIVVHCHNGSSRTGIFCALWNLLDSAYTEKLVDVLQVVKNLRKMRQGIVETIEQYQFLYAALEGAFPVQNGAVKTPSAKDTAQVINETTALLTEPNSTSGADQKEAGESSEREAKESSTAEAPPAEGDREKPSPEAQTNGPAGGDD; this is encoded by the exons ATGCAGGAAAGAATGGTGCTG ACTCTCAAACAAATCTCCCCACTCCCACCACTTCACCAAACACATCTGCAAATACCTCTGGAG ACCTTCAAACAAATCTCTCCACTCCCACCACTTCACCAAACACATCTGCAAATACCTCTGGAG ATACCACAGGAATCAAAT GTCAATACAGCCTAATGGAGAGTGTGAACAAAACAACAGTCCATATCCAAGGCTCTGAGAACCAAAATTACACAATCAGGATAAAGGAGAAGCAGACTGAGATCCATGTCCAAGAAATATTTAACAAAACTGCCTTTGATATACTGTTTGATGGGTTAAAACCATGCACTGTGTACAGCATCATTGTAGATGGCTGCGAATCCAATGGAAACAAGACTTTTATTTCTAGTA AAAATGGAGAAACGGTTCCAGTAACAGTTGTGAAGAATGTGACAGAGAATAAAGTGTGTTTGGAAGGACAGTTCAATGGTATTAAATGGAATCTGACTGAATGTGTTGAAATAACTGAGCACAACTCTTGCGCATCCAAACACACCATTAAACTGGACCAGTGTACCTACACAATGAATGTTGAATTGCCCCCAG TCAAACCTAAAATACGGTTCAATGCAACTATTCCCTCCAAGTTTGAATGGACtaataaaccagaaaaatgtaaagcttTGCTTAACATCAGTTGCACCCTTGACC aatggaaaaaaacGTATGCTTTAAATGACAGTGTGTCATTATTACCCCAACAAAAGTACAACTGCACTGGAGAATACCCTTATAAGAACTACTCCATTAAGAGTAATTCTCTCTCCATTAACATACAATGTG ATTTGAAAAAGAATGCAAGAATTATAGATGTAGCCTACAACTCCTTTATTATATCCTGGAATGCACCAGAGAAAGATAACTGTTCAAATATTATTTGGAGTAATTATTTAGTCGCTTGTGAAACCAATGAAAAAG TGGAATGTACACAAGAAAAAGGTGACAGCACAAACTGcacttttaaagatttaaaaccATTTACCTACTATACATGTGTAATTACTGCACAGCATGATGGCCATCAGTACACCATTTTCTCAGAGGGACATAAAACATTGTCTGCCA AGCCCAAATTGAATGCATTTACAATACAAAAGACTTCTCACAAttctattaatataaaatgtaatgatatcATAAATAACTGGAATGGAGACCCTGGCCTTTTTGAAGCCGTAATCAAATACAACGGAATTCCTGTAACGCATCCTGAAAAACCAAAGAAATCTTGCCGGTTTTCATTCTCAGATCTTCACTACCTTACCACCTATGATATTGAG GTTAAAGCCACAAATGATCAAGGACATTCGACTGTCATTCATGAAACCTTTACTACTAACT ACAACGACAAGGCTGTCATTGGTATCCTGGTTTTCCTGATTATTGTGACATCAATTGCGTTGCTCTTTGTGCTGTTCAAATTGTACCTTCTCAGAAAAAAGCG GAACGCTGAGGATGAACAGATTCTCCTTACAC CTGCACCCCTGCGCAGAGTTGAGCCCATCCCAGCCGCCGGTTTAGTGGAGGCGTACAAGAACAAGATCGCTGATGAGGGCCGTCTGTTTATGGATGAGTTTCAG AGCATTCCCCGGATTTTCTCCAATTACACCATCAAAGAAGCCAAGAAACCGGACAACCAGTACAAGAACCGCTACGTTGACATTCTGCCCT ATGACTATAATCGGGTAACTCTCTCAACCGGAGGTGAAGACAACTACATCAACGCCAGCTTTATCGAG GGATATCGAGAGGCAAAGAAATACATTGCAGCCCAAG GACCCAAGGATGAGACGGTGGTTGATTTCTGGCGGATGGTTTGGGAGCAAAAGTCATCTATTATTGTCATGGTCACTCGCTGTGAGGAAGGAAACAAG ATCAAATGTGCTCAGTACTGGCCGTCTCCGGACAGAGAGGCTGAGATCTTTGATGAATTCGTAGTGCAACTCCGATCTGAGGAACACTGTCCTGATTACATTATTCGCCGTCTGATCCTGACCAAT aagcaAGAGAAGGCATCAGAAAGAGAGGTCACTCATATCCAGTTCATCAGCTGGCCGGACCATGGTGTGCCGGGAGACCCCAGCCTGCTTCTGAAGCTCAGGAGAAGAGTCAACTCCTTCAAGAACTTCTTCAGTGGCCCCGTGGTGGTCCACTGCAG TGCAGGGGTCGGCCGCACAGGAACGTATATGGGCATTGATGCAATGATTGAATCTCTCGAGGCAGAAGGCAGAGTGGACATCTATGGATTCGTAGCGAAACTACGTCGCCAGCGTTGCCTCATGGTTCAAGTGgag ACCCAGTACATACTGATCCACACAGCTCTGATCGAGTACAATCAGTTTGGAGACACAGAGATCCCTCTGTCTGAATTCCACTCCGTGCTCAAGACCCTCAGGCAGAAAAACGGCAGTAACAATAGTTCGCTTGAACTGGAGTTCCAG AAACTCCCTAAATTTAAAAAATGGAGAACAAATAACACGGGAAGCAGTGAGGAGAACAAGAAGAAGAACCGCGACTCAGCTGTTATCCCAT ACGACTTTAACAGAGTCATATTTAGACTGGACATTGAGGGCAACCAGACCAGTGACCCCGAGGATGAGGACGAGTATACATCAGACGAGGAAGATGAATCAGACGAATACATCAACGCCTCATTCATTGAT GGCTACTGGTGTAATAAGAGTCTGATCGCAGCACAGGGGCCTTTACCAAACACCGTGGAAGAGTTTCTGCTCATGCTGTACCAGCAACAAACTAAAACACTGGTCATGCTCACAGACTGCCAGGAGGACGGCAAG GACTTCTGTTTCCAGTATTGGGGAGATGAAAAGAAAACGTATGGAGACATGGAGATTGAGGTAAAAAAGACCGAATCCTTCCCAACGTACGTGAGACGGCATCTGGAGATCCAGTCCTTGAAG AAGAAAGAGGTCCTGGAGGTGGATCAGTACCAGTTCCTGAAATGGAAAGGCCGTGAGCTCCCGGAAGACCCTCAGGAGTTGATCGAGATGGCACGGATCATCCGAGAGAACGGCAAATACGACAACAGCAAGATGAACCGGAATGTGCCCATAGTGGTGCACTGCCA CAACGGCTCATCCCGTACCGGAATCTTCTGTGCCTTGTGGAATCTCCTGGACAGCGCCTACACGGAGAAGCTGGTGGACGTCTTACAAGTGGTCAAAAACCTGCGCAAGATGAGGCAGGGGATTGTGGAAACAATC GAGCAGTATCAGTTCCTCTACGCGGCTCTGGAGGGCGCTTTCCCGGTGCAGAACGGTGCCGTGAAGACGCCCTCCGCGAAGGACACCGCGCAGGTCATCAACGAAACGACGGCGCTCCTCACCGAGCCCAACAGCACTTCCGGTGCTGACCAGAAGGAGGCGGGAGAGAGCAGTGAGCGGGAGGCCAAGGAGAGCAGCACTGCTGAGGCTCCACCAGCAGAGGGAGACCGAGAGAAACCCTCACCCGAGGCCCAGACCAACGGCCCTGCTGGAGGAGACGATTAA